TTATTATACATTTCCTTGGTATTCGAAGACTCAGTTGCGAGAGCGAACAATTCAAGATCTGCCTGGCATTTATTAAGCATAGCCAGCAATAGTTTTCTCGGTTGAGGTGCTGAAACCTGCAATTGGTCATCGTAAGTATCAATGAATAACTTCCCATATGAATCAACCTGGCCTAAAAAAACATTGTCAAGTGTTACTCCTAGATTAGCCAGCTCAATGTCCAGCCACCCTTTGCTTTTACCTGCCGATGCTAGTTGGTCATTCAATACATTTCCATCCATTATAACAGTATAACTTTCTTTTTCAGGGGCTACGGGCAAATTCAAGTCCTTTGCAGTTAGAGGAAGTACTTCTTTTTTTAGCAATACACTTAAATCACCTTTTGGTTCCAGTACAGCAAACTCAACATCTGCAGTCTTAAAAACATTTTTCTGTCTTAGTAAAGAATTCAATTCATCGATTGTATATTTTTCCTTCTTTAAATTCTCTTCCATCACTTTTCCATCTTTAATAATTACTGTTGCCTTTCCTTCAAAGAAATCTCTGAACTTCTTGCTTTTGATGCCAATGAGATCATGCAAATATGTAAAGGTACCAAAAATAACAATGGCCAATACTCCATGAAATAAATTTCCTTCCAGACCCATTATTACTTCACCAGCGATACTTCCTATCGTGATACCTGAAACGTATTCAAAAAATGATAGCTCTGCAAGTTGCTTCTTCCCGCCTATTTTCGTAATCGCAAACAATGTCACTACAAACAAGACAGACGAAACGATTATGTGCGTCCATTCATTCATTTTCTCACCTCTAGCTTTTATATTGCGGCTCTGCTAGTTCAAGCTGATTTTTTCTATTTTGCAGGTCTGTTTTTATTTCTCCGATGACCAGCATCGTTTCGTGAAAGATTTTGCTTGCTTCTGGATTACTGGTATTCAGTGCCATAGAAGATAACTGCGCTTCAATCCCTTTTATCGTTGAAAGGACCTGGTTAACATCTGATGCAATTGTCAATTTTTTTCACTCCTATAAAAGAATAGCGCAAGCGCCTTGGTCAGCCCCGACAAGCGTTGCCCGCCTTAAAGCGCCACGTCCTCCCAAAAGCTACCGCTTTCGGTCGTGCGATGAATCGCTTCGAAGCTTTCCTTACCCTGTGGCTGGCGGGTCTAGCACATCGTGTGCCTTGGAGGGCCGAACAGTGAAGTCGTTCTTTGACTTCATTGGGCGGACCGAAATCGAAATGTATAGCCGATTGCCCAGAAACGCAGAAACTGGAGACTCCGACAAAGAAGCGCTTTTTGCTTCTGCCGGCGGCGTTGAAGTTTCAGAGTTTCTAGGAGCCGCAACTAGTCAAGCGACTCGAGCTGCTCAAAGCTAACGCTTCTCGCAAGATACTCGGGGAAGTCTAATCAAGGATGAAAACTGGCTAGGCGCTGGAGCTGGACATTTCTTGAAATTAAAATTTATATTTCTTTATCTATTAAGAAAAGGGCGGGTTCCCCCTGCCCTCCCTGACTTTTTACTGTTTGTATTGTGGTTCTTCTTGTTCAATTTCCTGCAGACGCGGTTGAATGCTATCTATAACTGCTTGAGTTTGTTGAGCAGCTGTCTGATATAGTTGTTTAGCTTGCTGATTATCTGTTCCAAGTGCAAATGTCTCCAAACTTGCTTGAGCACTCTTTAGACCAGCGATTGTTTGTTTTACTTGCGCTCCTACAGTCATTATGGTCCCTTCTTTCTCAGAGTATTGGTACTGTTTTAGTATGGCAAGAGCTCAAAGAAATATGTCACCTTAAATAGCTCCAAATTGGAAAAAGCCATTAGCATGCTTTTCGGCAAACCAATGGCAGATTATTCGGTATCATCGTGTACCATAATTCTTGTGTTATATAAAACGTAGCCATTTCCCCATTTAGCACGAATTTCCATTGCATAATCCCCAGTAGCAACATTAGACTCCTCAAGGTTTAATGGGTACCCTTTAAGTCCTTTATATGCCAGCTTTCCTGTATCCATTTCCCATAAATAACATTTCACAGAATCAGGTGATTGTTCAAATAATAGCCTGATCTTGTCGTCAGTCTCAACAATAATTGGACGTGATTCTTTTACGAGGACAGCAGGGTCGGTATTAGTATCTGCCGATGCTGTCCTTCCCCATTTCCTCAACGAATAAGTTACAGGCTTAACCTCCACAGCATGTTTGGCTACAACCACTTCTAAATCCGGAGGGGTGGGTTTATACCGGCTATAAGTACTCCAACCTATTACACAGAATAAACTCAATAAAGATATGGTTCCCCACAGAACATACTTCTTCACCACCGATATCCCCCATTTCCAGAACACCAAATTGCTCCCATTAAATAGACGGAATGGTCAGTGAATAAGTTTCAAATATTTCAGTTAATTTTATTAGAGTTACGTTATACTCCTGCAATATATGTTATCTAAAGAAATACTGTTTTTCCTGCCAAAACCGTTTTCGATAAAATGTAACATTCATTACATGCGTATACAATCTCTTATTTTATAATAAGTAAATAAATGATAAAAAAGTTGGTGATGAAAATGCATGGATTTGGACATACTCAACCTGCGGGCGGACATCCTGTTGGTATTGATTTTAATGAAAATCCATATATCGTTATCTGGGAAGTTACGAGGGCTTGCCAGCTTAAATGCTTGCATTGCAGAGCAGATGCTCAGAATAAGCCTGACCCATTGGAATTGACACCTGAAGAAGGCAAAAATCTAATCGATCAGATCTACGACATGGGGAATCCTATGCTTGTTTTTACTGGTGGGGACTGTATGATGCGAGAAGATCTCTTTGGCCTTGCGGAATATGCAATTAATAAAGGGATGCGCGTATCAATGACCCCTAGCGCCACAGATAATGTGACGAAAGAAAAAATGCAAAGAGCTAAGGAAGTCGGACTTTCAAGATGGGCTTTCAGCCTTGATGGACCTACTCCTGAAATCCATGACCATTTTCGCGGAACTCCTGGATCGTTTGACCTTACAATTGAAAAAGTAAAATACCTGAACGATTTGAATATGCCTTTGCAACTTAATACGGTTATTTCCCGCTACAATTATGAATATCTTGAACAGATGGCCGAATTGATGAAAGAACTCAAGGTAGTGATGTGGTACATCTTCCTGCTTGTACCTACAGGTCGGGGACAGCTGGATGCTTGCCTTACTCCAGCAGAACACGAAAAGGTATTCAGATGGCTTTATGAGTTAAGCAAAACCGCTCCATACGATATTAAAACCACTGCAGCTCAACATTATAGACGTGTAGTTTTCCAGCAAAAAGCACGGGAGAACAGCGTCAATAAAAATGATGGGATTCGATATGAAGACACCTTAACTAAAGATATGGCCTCTATGATTGATGGCTTAAAGCGAGCACCTAAAGGAGTAAATGACGGGAACGGATTTTTGTTTATTTCCCATATTGGTGATGTCATGCCTTCAGGGCTGCTGCCTCTGGTTGGTGGTAATGTCCGCGAAAAGCCATTGGCTGAAATATATCGAAACTCTCCTATTTTTAAAGATTTGCGAAGTCCTGACAAATATAAGGGCAAGTGTGGTATATGTGAATTTCGCTTTGTCTGCGGTGGTTCCCGTTCTAGAACCTATGCAGTGACCGGCGACTACATGGAAAGCGAGCCATTTTGTGTTTACATTCCAGAAGCCATGAGGAAAAAAGGAACAACGGTTTAAAATTTCGGCTCCTGATTTTAAACCGTTCCGTTTTGAGGCGCATATGGCGAAAATAGCACAGTAAATGGCGTGGAAATTGTCCACGCCATTTTTCCTATTGTGCCAGCATTTATAGGCCATTTCATTACAAATTAACACCTGCAAAATGATAGTAAATTCCATTGACAATGTTTGTTGTACAAGGAATAATGCAGTCATTTACACTGTCAATTTTATGGCCAGTTCGGAAGTCAATTTAAGGGTTCCATTCTACGAACATTACATTCAAGTATAGCCAGTATAACGATGAACATGGAATTTTACTTTATTTTTTTCTTCAACGAACGGAGCAGTTAGCGGAAGATTGATTTTTTCTAAAACAAGGGAAGACTCAACTTTAATTGAGTAACAAACAATCCTAGAAATAAACGGAGAATATCCGGTTAAACAGTAGAGTATAGCTCGGTAAGCGGTAAATAAGCGGAGTTTTTCCGGTTAAGCAAGCACGATTGCCAATTTTTTATGTTTTTCAAGTAAATAGGCGGAAATCTTCCGTCTATTTAAGCTGTTTTCCGTGCCATTTTCTAAATAAGGGAAGTTTCTCCGCTTATTTATCAGCCCATGATGATCCCTTCACTAGGGTCCGTTCTTTTATGGTGTGGAATAAACGAATAAACGGGTGCTTTGTTGAATAAGAACCATTATATTTTGGATCCGAAAATACATTGAATTAGAAAAATGGCGTGTCAAAACTGATGTCAGTTTACACGCCATTTTTATTGTCATTTAAATGATATGCACCCTAAAACAGAATGGTTTATGCTGATTTGGGAGCTGTTTTTTATTTCTAAGAAACTTTTTTCACTAAGATTAGCGTCTAGATCCAATTCCTTGCCAGTTTTCATCCCTGAGAGTGCTTCCTCGAGTAGGTTACGATAAGCGTTAGCTTTGAGCAGCCCGAGGCGTTTGCGCTTTTTGTTCTTTTTGACACTTTCATGACAACGTAAAAACTGTGACATAAAGCACGGCAACCAGCGCCATTCAGGTTTTAAAATAAAACTAACGAAAGGATGGTGCAAAGATGACAATCAAGATTGATCAAAACGCATTCAAATGGTTTGAACAGGAATTTGACACACCTAAACCGTTTCACATCCGCCTTTACCCTCAATATGCCGGGTTTGGCGACAAGAACAAAGGCTATAGCCTGGCATTCTCCCTGGAAGCACCTGCCATTGCCGCTGAACAGCAAGAGATTGATGGAATAACCTTTTTTGTCGAAGCAAATTATACCTGGTTTTTTGACGAGACAGATGTAGAACTGAAGTTAAGCGACACTTCTGGTGAAATTTTCGCTAATTATATAGAGCACAATTGAACTATTGGAGTCCCTGGT
This window of the Mesobacillus jeotgali genome carries:
- a CDS encoding DUF421 domain-containing protein, with the translated sequence MNEWTHIIVSSVLFVVTLFAITKIGGKKQLAELSFFEYVSGITIGSIAGEVIMGLEGNLFHGVLAIVIFGTFTYLHDLIGIKSKKFRDFFEGKATVIIKDGKVMEENLKKEKYTIDELNSLLRQKNVFKTADVEFAVLEPKGDLSVLLKKEVLPLTAKDLNLPVAPEKESYTVIMDGNVLNDQLASAGKSKGWLDIELANLGVTLDNVFLGQVDSYGKLFIDTYDDQLQVSAPQPRKLLLAMLNKCQADLELFALATESSNTKEMYNKNARKLQEAIQKVKPYLKE
- a CDS encoding DUF1657 domain-containing protein — translated: MTIASDVNQVLSTIKGIEAQLSSMALNTSNPEASKIFHETMLVIGEIKTDLQNRKNQLELAEPQYKS
- a CDS encoding DUF1657 domain-containing protein, with protein sequence MTVGAQVKQTIAGLKSAQASLETFALGTDNQQAKQLYQTAAQQTQAVIDSIQPRLQEIEQEEPQYKQ
- a CDS encoding TIGR04053 family radical SAM/SPASM domain-containing protein, giving the protein MHGFGHTQPAGGHPVGIDFNENPYIVIWEVTRACQLKCLHCRADAQNKPDPLELTPEEGKNLIDQIYDMGNPMLVFTGGDCMMREDLFGLAEYAINKGMRVSMTPSATDNVTKEKMQRAKEVGLSRWAFSLDGPTPEIHDHFRGTPGSFDLTIEKVKYLNDLNMPLQLNTVISRYNYEYLEQMAELMKELKVVMWYIFLLVPTGRGQLDACLTPAEHEKVFRWLYELSKTAPYDIKTTAAQHYRRVVFQQKARENSVNKNDGIRYEDTLTKDMASMIDGLKRAPKGVNDGNGFLFISHIGDVMPSGLLPLVGGNVREKPLAEIYRNSPIFKDLRSPDKYKGKCGICEFRFVCGGSRSRTYAVTGDYMESEPFCVYIPEAMRKKGTTV
- a CDS encoding HesB/YadR/YfhF family protein, which encodes MTIKIDQNAFKWFEQEFDTPKPFHIRLYPQYAGFGDKNKGYSLAFSLEAPAIAAEQQEIDGITFFVEANYTWFFDETDVELKLSDTSGEIFANYIEHN